A genomic region of Nostoc sp. UHCC 0702 contains the following coding sequences:
- a CDS encoding histidine kinase, whose product MTNNIKDQIQNDLRQVKETGHLRTERVREIVKSAVSQVASELKEGSSEIRSLVKDAVSAVIDTLQGKGTEIKDEVTASIEGALEGINTKRHETIARTQSELKRLQAQIDSEEEKIQQEVDVILAEIEETGQEKTDSTKTAIDSAVNAIKNSDEVSLLKKRYAQLQAQLAIVRANLAARYGGRSEEVTGYLDDAKNWYDQARPQAEAIATQVEQKRSQLEDKLGEAGTSIARKERQIKQTLRELLLATADLFKDKEPADKEKEIVKK is encoded by the coding sequence ATGACTAACAACATCAAAGACCAAATTCAAAATGACCTCAGACAGGTTAAAGAAACTGGACATTTAAGAACTGAAAGAGTCCGTGAAATTGTTAAATCCGCAGTTAGTCAGGTAGCTTCTGAGTTAAAAGAAGGCTCTAGCGAAATTCGTAGTCTTGTCAAAGATGCTGTTTCTGCTGTGATTGACACCTTACAAGGTAAAGGCACAGAAATCAAAGATGAAGTAACAGCATCCATAGAAGGAGCGCTAGAAGGAATTAATACTAAAAGACACGAAACAATTGCTAGGACTCAATCGGAACTGAAAAGACTACAAGCTCAAATTGATAGTGAAGAAGAAAAAATTCAACAAGAAGTTGATGTAATTTTGGCAGAGATTGAAGAAACAGGTCAAGAAAAAACAGATAGTACTAAAACTGCTATTGATTCAGCTGTTAATGCTATCAAAAATAGTGATGAAGTCTCTTTGTTAAAGAAACGTTACGCTCAACTGCAAGCGCAACTAGCTATTGTAAGAGCTAACTTGGCAGCACGTTATGGTGGACGCTCTGAAGAAGTCACAGGTTATCTAGATGACGCGAAAAACTGGTATGATCAAGCCCGTCCCCAAGCGGAAGCCATAGCCACACAAGTAGAACAGAAGCGATCGCAGCTTGAAGATAAACTAGGTGAAGCTGGTACATCCATAGCTAGAAAAGAACGTCAGATTAAACAAACTTTAAGAGAGTTATTGCTAGCAACGGCTGACTTGTTCAAAGACAAAGAACCTGCTGATAAAGAAAAAGAGATTGTTAAGAAATAG
- a CDS encoding YqaE/Pmp3 family membrane protein produces MKLVRYLLGIALPPLGVFLTVGVGPTLVINVLLTLLGWLPGSIHAVWVIAKHDEQLNTTGRVY; encoded by the coding sequence ATGAAATTAGTTCGTTATCTTCTTGGTATAGCACTGCCTCCTTTAGGCGTTTTCCTGACAGTTGGTGTAGGCCCCACTTTAGTGATTAATGTTTTACTTACACTTCTTGGTTGGCTTCCTGGCAGTATTCATGCAGTTTGGGTTATTGCCAAGCATGATGAACAACTAAATACAACGGGACGCGTTTACTAA
- a CDS encoding phage holin family protein, whose translation MLTPLLTAVATALSLLIVDLVVPGVNIANFPAAIIAALVIGLINGSVKPVLSTLSLPLNFLTFGAFSLIINGLCFWLAAALVPGFSVHGIIGFLLGPVILSFANTFINKYFAEKNLALTSGDIKTQGELPSR comes from the coding sequence GTGTTGACACCACTTTTAACCGCAGTAGCTACAGCATTGAGCTTGTTAATTGTCGATTTAGTCGTACCAGGCGTTAATATTGCTAATTTTCCCGCAGCTATAATTGCGGCTTTAGTAATTGGTCTGATTAACGGTTCAGTTAAGCCAGTTCTTTCTACACTTTCTTTACCACTTAACTTTCTAACATTCGGTGCTTTTTCCCTGATCATTAACGGTTTGTGTTTCTGGTTAGCAGCAGCACTCGTTCCTGGATTCTCTGTTCATGGAATTATCGGTTTTCTTCTTGGGCCAGTGATTCTATCTTTTGCTAATACATTCATTAACAAATACTTTGCAGAGAAGAATCTGGCTTTAACCAGTGGTGATATCAAAACCCAAGGTGAATTACCCTCCAGATAA
- a CDS encoding 2Fe-2S iron-sulfur cluster binding domain-containing protein: MTIYQVRLINPERGLDRTIEVPDDQYILDIAEEVGIRLPSGCKQGECSACVAKLVSGEVDQSEQKFLRPQEIKASYVVTCVTYPLSDCTLETHQEQVLYQSSLYYQPEHTAKSE, translated from the coding sequence ATGACGATTTATCAAGTTCGACTTATTAATCCTGAAAGGGGATTAGACCGCACCATCGAAGTACCTGACGATCAATATATTTTGGATATTGCCGAAGAAGTTGGTATTCGTTTACCATCTGGATGCAAGCAAGGCGAATGTTCTGCTTGTGTTGCCAAACTTGTTAGCGGTGAAGTTGATCAAAGTGAACAAAAATTTCTCCGCCCACAAGAAATAAAAGCTAGCTATGTGGTGACTTGTGTCACTTACCCTTTATCTGATTGCACTTTAGAAACCCATCAAGAACAAGTGTTGTATCAATCATCTCTTTACTATCAGCCGGAACATACAGCTAAATCTGAGTAA
- a CDS encoding RNA-binding transcriptional accessory protein, which yields MLNIPELLATELDLKPYQVQNALELLAEGATIPFIARYRKERTGEMNEVQLRDLSDRYTYLTELEERKSVILNAIAEQGKLTDELKTKITSCLQKTELEDLYLPYRPKRRTRATVAREKGLEPLFKFIKSLNVKNAVSASLEEEAAKYISEEKAIKTPQEALKGAADILAEEVAEKAELRAYIREYLLESGLFVSRIKGDYPEGTTKFEMYRNYQAKVKNIAPHNMLALCRGETEGVLNFEIAFDEDVVLSYLESQEIKTKNRIIRDFYQAMLKDAFNRLMKTSLVGEVISEKKTYADIESIKTFEANLRELLLSAPAGMKPTLAIDPGFRTGCKVAALDQTGKFLEYQAVFPHQAAEQRTKAAQTIKNLIEKYKIELIAIGNGTASRETDEFVLQVLQAIDRKPIKVMVNESGASIYSASKVALEEFPDLDLTVRGAISIGRRLQDPLAELVKIDPKSIGVGQYQHDVDQKLLKKKLDETVESCVNYVGVDLNTASKELLTFVSGITAAVANNIVAYRNQYGAFKNRRQLLKVPKLGPKAFEQAAGFLRIRGGDNPLDNTAVHPESYSVVQAIASDLNVPLNQVTQIAENLKKTNLKKYVTDTVGEPTLRDILGELEKPGRDPRAEFKYATFKEGIKEITDLQVGMELEGIVTNVANFGAFVDIGVHQDGLVHISQLADRFVDDPKKIVKVGQVVKVRVLEVNEKLKRISLSMKALKQ from the coding sequence ATGCTGAACATTCCTGAACTACTGGCAACTGAACTAGACCTCAAACCTTATCAGGTGCAAAACGCGCTGGAACTTTTGGCGGAGGGTGCGACGATCCCCTTTATTGCCCGTTATCGTAAAGAACGCACGGGTGAGATGAACGAAGTTCAACTGCGCGATTTATCTGATAGGTATACATACTTAACAGAACTGGAAGAACGAAAATCGGTAATTTTAAATGCGATCGCTGAACAAGGTAAACTCACCGATGAACTGAAAACCAAAATTACATCCTGTTTACAAAAAACTGAACTTGAGGATTTATACCTACCTTATCGACCAAAGCGACGTACCCGCGCCACTGTAGCTAGAGAGAAAGGACTGGAACCGCTCTTCAAATTTATCAAGTCGTTGAATGTGAAAAATGCTGTGTCAGCCTCACTAGAAGAAGAAGCAGCAAAGTATATTTCTGAAGAAAAAGCAATAAAAACACCACAGGAAGCGCTAAAAGGTGCAGCAGACATCTTAGCGGAAGAAGTGGCAGAAAAAGCTGAATTACGGGCATATATTCGAGAATATCTTCTAGAATCAGGGTTATTTGTCTCCCGGATTAAAGGTGATTATCCAGAAGGTACAACTAAATTCGAGATGTACCGCAACTACCAAGCTAAGGTGAAAAATATTGCACCTCACAACATGCTGGCGTTGTGTAGGGGTGAAACAGAGGGCGTATTAAACTTTGAAATTGCCTTTGATGAAGATGTAGTACTTTCTTATCTAGAATCCCAGGAAATTAAAACAAAAAACCGGATAATTCGCGATTTTTATCAGGCGATGTTGAAGGATGCATTTAACCGTTTGATGAAAACATCACTTGTGGGGGAAGTCATTTCTGAAAAGAAAACCTACGCAGATATTGAGTCAATCAAGACATTTGAAGCTAATCTGCGAGAGTTGCTGCTGTCTGCACCGGCGGGAATGAAACCAACCCTGGCGATTGATCCGGGCTTTAGAACTGGTTGCAAAGTTGCAGCCCTTGACCAAACGGGGAAATTCCTAGAATATCAGGCGGTGTTTCCCCATCAAGCTGCGGAACAACGTACCAAAGCTGCACAAACTATCAAGAATCTGATTGAAAAATACAAAATTGAATTAATTGCCATTGGTAATGGTACAGCTTCCCGCGAAACAGACGAGTTTGTATTGCAAGTATTACAAGCAATAGACCGTAAACCAATTAAAGTGATGGTGAATGAGTCCGGTGCATCTATATATTCTGCTAGCAAAGTAGCATTAGAAGAGTTTCCCGATTTAGATTTGACGGTGCGTGGTGCTATTAGTATCGGTCGCCGTTTGCAAGATCCCTTGGCGGAACTCGTGAAAATCGATCCCAAATCCATTGGTGTGGGACAATATCAGCACGATGTCGATCAGAAACTGCTGAAAAAGAAGCTTGATGAAACTGTAGAAAGTTGCGTCAACTACGTAGGTGTGGACTTGAACACCGCCTCCAAAGAACTTTTAACCTTTGTTTCTGGTATTACAGCAGCGGTTGCCAACAACATTGTCGCCTATCGCAATCAGTATGGAGCTTTTAAAAATCGCCGACAACTGTTGAAAGTGCCGAAGTTGGGGCCAAAAGCATTTGAACAGGCTGCGGGTTTTTTAAGGATTCGTGGTGGTGATAACCCTTTAGATAATACAGCTGTGCATCCAGAAAGTTACTCAGTTGTGCAAGCGATCGCATCTGATCTAAATGTGCCACTAAATCAGGTTACACAAATTGCCGAAAATCTCAAAAAGACAAATCTGAAGAAATACGTTACTGATACTGTCGGTGAACCCACACTGCGTGACATTCTCGGTGAACTGGAAAAACCAGGTAGAGATCCCCGTGCGGAATTTAAGTATGCCACCTTTAAAGAAGGAATTAAGGAAATTACTGACTTGCAAGTCGGGATGGAACTTGAGGGAATCGTTACCAATGTCGCCAACTTCGGCGCGTTTGTAGATATTGGTGTGCATCAAGATGGTTTAGTGCATATCTCTCAACTGGCTGACAGATTCGTAGACGATCCCAAAAAAATTGTGAAAGTTGGACAAGTCGTGAAAGTACGAGTGCTGGAAGTTAACGAGAAATTGAAGCGAATTAGTTTGTCGATGAAAGCACTCAAGCAATAA
- a CDS encoding polysaccharide biosynthesis tyrosine autokinase, producing the protein MENYSFQPSNSDRSNNSVPPFVQNQPVSWNEAQGDDWSLKEFLGVVRRRAIVIAGVSITMMATVVVTLILNPKQPEYEGNFQLLVEPVNDDIKTVDVVKDANLSQSSLDYESQIQVLKSPELMGSIVKQLQAVYPDINYDFIINSLTITRLAETKIIQVSYRNHEPNQIKVVLDKIAKEYLDYSREKRQTKLRQGIKFVEKELPSAQNRVDRLQKELQMFRQNNNFADPDTQLTLVSSQVSSLTEQRQIVDRDLAQARANLAILQGENGKLAILNNAPLYQQLLAQVRQLDVQIATESTRFQDDNPTLQALKEKRQSLSPLLLQESKYVLDAKLAEVVNQVQLLEVQSRQLAKLEQEVQLKRKQWPILARKYTELQRSLQIATESLNRFLSTRETLQIQISQTELGWQLLKAPTKPEYPVVSSDLSRNLILGIGASILLGVGVALLIEKLDNTYHNLDALKDKVKLPLLGNIPFEKQVHKDQESTSVHTLKEKIKLPLLVNNQFEKQVQKNQDRIFNPEISLIKVQNPLSEGISSSSIIPELDYSNYSTKFLEALRVLYANIQLLNADREINSIIISSAMPGDGKSTIALHLAQIATAMGQRVLLVDANLRQPVIHTLLGLNNLWGLSNLISTNLPVGEVLKQLPSMSKLSVITAGPIPPDPTKLLSSEKMQRLMADFHNSFDLVIYDAPHLAGLADATLLAPHTNGILMVIKMDQTDASVLDTTLYNLKISRLNVLGMVGNGQKGNFNSY; encoded by the coding sequence ATGGAAAATTATTCTTTTCAACCCTCAAATTCTGATCGCAGTAATAACTCTGTACCTCCATTTGTTCAGAATCAACCTGTTTCATGGAATGAAGCACAAGGAGATGACTGGAGTTTAAAAGAATTTCTTGGTGTTGTGCGAAGACGAGCAATTGTCATTGCAGGGGTTAGTATTACTATGATGGCAACAGTTGTTGTCACCTTAATCTTGAACCCAAAGCAACCAGAATACGAAGGCAATTTTCAATTGTTAGTGGAACCTGTTAATGATGATATCAAAACGGTCGATGTTGTTAAAGATGCTAACTTAAGTCAGTCTAGTCTAGATTACGAAAGTCAAATTCAGGTTCTCAAAAGTCCTGAATTAATGGGAAGTATTGTTAAACAGTTGCAAGCTGTCTATCCAGATATAAACTATGATTTTATCATCAACTCACTGACGATTACTCGTCTAGCGGAAACCAAGATTATACAAGTTAGCTATCGAAATCATGAGCCAAATCAGATTAAAGTTGTACTCGATAAAATTGCTAAAGAATACTTAGACTATAGCCGAGAAAAAAGGCAAACTAAGTTGCGTCAGGGAATTAAGTTTGTTGAAAAAGAGTTACCATCTGCACAAAATCGAGTAGATCGGTTACAAAAAGAACTGCAAATGTTTCGGCAAAACAACAACTTTGCCGATCCAGATACCCAACTTACATTAGTTAGTAGCCAAGTTAGTTCCTTAACTGAACAACGACAAATAGTTGATCGAGACTTGGCACAAGCTCGTGCTAATTTGGCTATTTTACAAGGAGAGAATGGTAAGTTGGCAATATTAAATAATGCTCCTTTGTATCAGCAGTTACTTGCTCAAGTCCGACAATTAGATGTTCAGATTGCGACGGAATCAACTCGTTTCCAAGATGATAACCCAACTCTCCAAGCATTGAAGGAAAAAAGGCAAAGCTTGTCACCTTTATTACTTCAAGAGTCAAAGTACGTTTTGGATGCAAAACTTGCAGAAGTAGTCAATCAAGTTCAACTTCTGGAGGTGCAGAGCCGACAGTTGGCTAAATTAGAACAGGAAGTTCAACTCAAACGTAAGCAATGGCCAATTTTGGCACGAAAATACACGGAACTACAGCGGTCATTACAGATTGCTACTGAGAGTCTGAATCGTTTTTTATCTACTCGCGAAACCCTGCAAATTCAAATATCTCAGACAGAACTGGGTTGGCAGTTACTTAAAGCACCAACGAAGCCCGAATATCCTGTTGTTTCTTCCGATTTATCACGCAATTTAATACTGGGAATAGGTGCAAGTATCCTTTTAGGAGTTGGCGTTGCTTTACTGATAGAAAAACTTGACAATACCTACCATAATCTTGATGCCCTAAAAGATAAAGTCAAATTACCATTATTAGGAAATATTCCATTTGAAAAGCAGGTTCATAAGGATCAAGAAAGCACTAGCGTCCACACCTTAAAAGAAAAGATCAAATTGCCCTTATTAGTCAATAATCAATTTGAAAAGCAAGTTCAAAAGAATCAAGACCGCATCTTTAACCCAGAAATTTCTCTAATAAAAGTACAAAATCCCCTTTCTGAGGGTATTTCTAGCTCAAGCATCATACCTGAGTTAGATTACAGCAACTATTCCACAAAGTTTTTAGAAGCTTTGCGAGTACTTTATGCAAATATTCAACTACTGAATGCCGATCGCGAGATTAATTCGATTATCATTAGTTCAGCTATGCCTGGTGACGGTAAATCTACAATTGCTTTGCATTTAGCCCAAATAGCTACAGCAATGGGGCAACGAGTACTACTTGTAGATGCCAATCTTCGCCAACCAGTGATTCATACTCTATTAGGTTTAAATAACCTGTGGGGATTGAGTAATTTAATTTCTACAAACTTGCCAGTAGGAGAAGTGCTTAAACAACTACCTTCTATGAGCAAATTATCTGTAATCACTGCTGGGCCAATACCACCTGATCCCACAAAATTGCTTTCGTCTGAAAAGATGCAGCGACTGATGGCAGATTTCCATAATAGCTTTGACTTAGTGATTTATGATGCTCCTCACTTGGCTGGGCTGGCTGATGCTACCTTACTAGCACCCCACACAAATGGTATTTTGATGGTGATAAAGATGGATCAAACAGATGCTTCGGTACTAGATACAACTTTATATAATCTGAAAATTTCTCGGTTGAATGTCTTAGGTATGGTTGGTAACGGTCAGAAGGGCAACTTCAACAGCTATTAG